The Lagopus muta isolate bLagMut1 chromosome 4, bLagMut1 primary, whole genome shotgun sequence genome has a window encoding:
- the MXD4 gene encoding max dimerization protein 4 isoform X4, with amino-acid sequence MQKLFLVDEFHTSTLSSHNELEKHRRAKLRLYLEQLKQLVPLGPDSTRHTTLSLLKRAKMHIKKLEEQDRKALNIKEQLQREHRYLKRRLEQLSVQGMERIRTDSMGSTISTDSEQEVDIEGMEFTPGEMDSVGSASDAEDHYSLQSGSSDGGYTHSRRLNARLS; translated from the exons gtcCTCACACAACGAACTAGAAAAACATAG ACGGGCGAAACTCCGGCTATATTTGGAACAGCTAAAACAGCTCGTGCCTCTTGGGCCGGACAGCACCAGACACACCACTCTAAGTCTGTTGAAAAGAGCTAAGATGCATATCAAG AAATTGGAAGAACAGGACCGAAAAGCTCTGAATATTAAAGAACAATTACAGCGGGAACACCGCTACCTCAAACGCAGGTTGGAGCAGCTATCCGTGCAGGGCATGGAGCGCATCCGCACTGACAGTATGGGATCAACAATATCCACTGACTCTGAACAAG AAGTAGACATTGAAGGAATGGAGTTTACACCCGGGGAAATGGACAGTGTTGGAAGTGCCAGTGATGCTGAAGACCACTACAGTTTGCAAAGCGGCTCAAGCGATGGAGGTTACACACATTCCCGCAGACTGAATGCCAGGCTCTCATAG